CGGGTGATCTACGGCCTGCGGGTGTCGTTGTTCATCGGCGTGCTCGCCACCGCTGCCGAGACCATCATCGGCATCTTCATCGGTTGCGTCGCCGGCTGGTTCGGCGGCTGGACCGACGTCGTGCTGATGCGCTTTGTCGACATCCTGCTCGGCATCCCGTACCTCGTCTTGGCACTCGTGCTCGTCGCGGCGATCGGGCGGGGGATCAACGCGGTGATCATCACGCTCGCGGTGACCGCGTGGCTCCAGACGGCACGCATCGTGCGAGCCGGCTTCTTGCAGGTCCGCGACCTCGAATACGTCGACGCGGCTCGCTGCATGGGGATCCCGGCACGCCGGATCGTGTGGCGCCACATCCTGCCCAACGTGTTCCAGCCCGTCGTCGTGCTGGCCGCGGTGGGCGTGGGTGGCGCGATCCTGGCCGAGGCGGCGCTCAGCTTCCTCGGCGTCGGGGTGCAGCCCCCGAACCCGTCGCTCGGCCTGATGATCAACGACGCTTCGAAGGCCGCGATCATGCAGCAGGCACCGTGGCTGTTGATCTTCCCGGGCCTGTTCATCGTGTTGGCCGTGTTGGGCTTCTTGCTCATCGGCGACGGCCTGCGTGACGCCCTCGACGTGAAGGACACCTGATGGCCGGCCTGCTCGAAGTGACCGACCTGAACGTGGGGTTTCGGACTGACGACGGCCTCGTACAGGCGGTCCGCGGCGTGTCGCTCGACATCGGTCCCGGCGAGGTCGTCGCGGTCGTCGGCGAGTCTGGATCCGGCAAGTCGGTGACGGCGATGAGCATGCTGCAGTTGCTCCCGCCGATGGCCGAGATCCATGGCAGCGTCAAGTGGGGCGACGAGGAGCTATTGGAGGCGCCAGAGCGCCGCATGCGCGCCGTGCGCGGCGGCGAGATCGCGGTGATCTTCCAAGATCCGCTGTCGGCGCTGAACCCCGTCTACCGGGTCGGGAACCAGATCGTCGAGATGGTCTTGGCGCATCAGGACATCAGTCGCCGTGAGGCCAAGGCACGGGCGGTCGAGATGCTCGGCTTGGTGGGCATCCCGCAGCCCGAGCGACGCGCACGCCAGTACCCACACGAGTTCTCGGGGGGCATGCGCCAGCGCGCCATGATCGCCATGGCACTGGCCAACGAGCCCAAGCTGGTGATCGCCGACGAGCCGACCACCGCGCTCGATGTCACCGTGCAGGCGCAGGTGCTCGAGCTGTTGGTCGACCTCACCGACCGTTTGGACACCGCAGTGATGCTGATCACGCACGATCTCGGCGTGGTGGCTGGCCTCGCCGACCGGGTGGTCGTCATGTACGCCGGTCGGGTCGTCGAGCGGGGCACGGTCGACGAGATCTTCGAGCACACGTCGCACCCTTACTCCGCCGGCCTCCTTCGCTCGTTGCCTCGGCTCGACGAAGGCGAGGACAGCCCTCTCGTCCCCATCGGCGGTCAGCCCCCGTCGATGCTGCACCCGCCAGCCGGTTGCGCTTTCCACCCGCGCTGCCCCCACGCCAGCAAGGCGGCCGGCTGCCTCGACCGGCTGCCGGAGCTCGAGCCGCACGGCTCGCCGCCCCATGAGGCCGCCTGCTTCCGCAGCGACGAACTGCTGG
The sequence above is a segment of the Acidimicrobiales bacterium genome. Coding sequences within it:
- a CDS encoding ABC transporter ATP-binding protein encodes the protein MAGLLEVTDLNVGFRTDDGLVQAVRGVSLDIGPGEVVAVVGESGSGKSVTAMSMLQLLPPMAEIHGSVKWGDEELLEAPERRMRAVRGGEIAVIFQDPLSALNPVYRVGNQIVEMVLAHQDISRREAKARAVEMLGLVGIPQPERRARQYPHEFSGGMRQRAMIAMALANEPKLVIADEPTTALDVTVQAQVLELLVDLTDRLDTAVMLITHDLGVVAGLADRVVVMYAGRVVERGTVDEIFEHTSHPYSAGLLRSLPRLDEGEDSPLVPIGGQPPSMLHPPAGCAFHPRCPHASKAAGCLDRLPELEPHGSPPHEAACFRSDELLAADLLSRHGVNA
- a CDS encoding ABC transporter permease, giving the protein MTDSLSQGDDRIVQGPGDSGLQATTRAVTDAELTPREALELELVSDGDLDASLAEVMPIRSLRADAWRRFKRNRLAVAGLFIVVVLVGIALIGPLFVPSPLNTNFPSLLHPTAGHWFGTDQVGADVLARVIYGLRVSLFIGVLATAAETIIGIFIGCVAGWFGGWTDVVLMRFVDILLGIPYLVLALVLVAAIGRGINAVIITLAVTAWLQTARIVRAGFLQVRDLEYVDAARCMGIPARRIVWRHILPNVFQPVVVLAAVGVGGAILAEAALSFLGVGVQPPNPSLGLMINDASKAAIMQQAPWLLIFPGLFIVLAVLGFLLIGDGLRDALDVKDT